Below is a window of Populus trichocarpa isolate Nisqually-1 chromosome 3, P.trichocarpa_v4.1, whole genome shotgun sequence DNA.
AGTACTAATACATGAAACACAACGTCAGAACCAGGCTTTGGACAGGAATTACTGTATGGGCAGTCTTCTGGatcaaataattcttctatTGTCGTTGATAATCATGTCAGTTGTTGAAATGTCTTTATCACAAACATTGTTTAAAAGATTCGCTTGTCGTGCCGTGTAATAAATCACAAAACTGATAAATGAATTAAAGGTAGTTAGTTTTGTTCCGTTTTGTATGAAATCACTGGTATATTtcattatagttaaaaaaaaaaaaaaaaaagcaaatcagaATAGATTTTATCTCCTGAAATCTTGTTTTACTTTAGAAATTCTATTCAAATCCTGGTTGAAATATTTCGGTTCCGTTGCCATTTCGTTACGGCAAGATAGtgctttttctgttttttttttttatagaaatattgtctcaattatatttttcaattcaaaagttggatcaaattaaataagtaaatttttacatgaagtctttttacatattattatatcttagattaaatttttaggaaaattaaagtttaaaaagaCCTTCAAGACTGTTAatgatattttcataatttttttaagaaagattattttattgtgttttttttagattgatttttttaattttatcattcaacaataaatttattggtaattgagctttataatttattttgatctgtTTTATTTAGGGTTATTATAATCTTATGACCCGAGTTACAGATTTAGAAAGTTAACCTAATTTGACCTGTATCAATATAATAattgtcgtctcaatatttttttttaaaaaaaaattattatcttgaatttttcttagttaaaaaatattttgattttagttcaacaaataaaatatatatattgatttgtgCCATTTTGATTAcaagcttattattattataaaagtaGTTTTGTTCAATGATTATATAGATACAATATATTGATGAAGCAAATTTAAAGTTTGCAATTTATTACTATAGaagttaatagaaaaaaaataatttgacaattattatttcttatctaAATTTGAATGTGAAAGGACAAAAACTAATATCTAAAATTGTTAtatacctaaaataaaaaaagaaaatatataaaatcagcATGGcatgaaaaaatcatcatttgtcACATACGTGACTCTAAGTTGCAGGAAATTATGGTTGGAAAAATGGTCACCGCTGTAGCTGGCCAAAATATACTTTCGTAGAAAGAATTATGAGGAATAAGAACATAATTGTAATCGTAAAGGATGGGGATTTGAGGAGCAAGTTGGTGAGTGTTGCACATGGTTCTTACATAAAGgaacattcaaaattcaaaattcatataaaaaacttaaaacaatgttttattgGCCATCAATTGGTTAAAGTTAGTCCAATGGCTGTTATagagatgaagatgatgaagaaaggAAATAAAGTTGTGACAATAAGACTTATTCAATGGTCTAATAAGCTTAAGGAAGATGCGACATGGGAAGATCTTGAGGAACTTTAACAACCAATTTCCTGAATTTTGCACTGGTTCTTGAGGACATGAATCTTATATGAAATGGGCACTCTTACGAGCATGATGATTGAGCTACGAAGGATGCTAAAAGCAGAAAGAGCAGCTACAATGGCAGTTATTGTAGTTAGTAGTATAGGTAGAGCAACATTGAagcaattagaagaaatttCACATGGCTAAGTAGTTACTAGTTACCAGTTAGGAAGTTGGTTGCTATTCTGTTAGTAGTTAGTTTGGCGggaaattcttttatataagcAAAGGTTGTAAGAACATGATAAACAAGTAATAAGAAATTGCAGTTTGCAGTTACAATTCTTCTcaatctctttcttcttcttcttcttcttcttcttaaagtTTCAGCAGTGCTGTGTTAAGGAAACCTTATCAACTAACTAGGAAGCTCTCTTGTCTATTGTtgtgttcaatattttttttcttttacattggAGAGGATGAAGATGGgctgtggtttttttttcctaacatgTATTAGTCACTGGGATTATTAAAAATCTGACAGGGTCAAACAGGTTTAATGAGGTCAAAGGTTTGACCGGTTCAATTAACAACCTTACTCAAGCCAGTCTCTGCATCCTAGATTTCTTGGGTTAATCTGCCAGGTTGTGTCAAGTTTAACAACTATGTCTATTGAATTAGCTGATGCTGCAAATATATGAAGTATACAGgtttttaataacaaattgcAACTCTTCTATCACACAAAtaagaatgcttttaaaaatcTCATACACATTAATTACTGTATTAAACCAAAGCCAATTTCTGCCAAGCAAAACACTTCGAATCTTGATGGATTTTCAAGACTTAGCATCTACTAAATACCAATATGTTGCAGCTTTCCTGCCAATCTTTTTAGTAGGTACCATTGTTCGTTGACCGTGACCAGTATTCCTTCACAAGCTGCCCAAATAATGATCCTTCCTTATTCATTAAGTTCAATGGCACATCATACTCTGCCAATTTCCCTGTTAATGGTACCAGTATTAGCATAAATAAACAACTGAACTGTTCTTGCCGCATGTAATAAGGAAACACTACCGCTCACCATCTCTTATAGCAAGCACTTTAGTGCAGTCCATCACAGTTGGTATTCTGTGAGCCACGGTTATTACAGTGCAGTCTGAAAATTCTGTTCTTATAGTTTTCTGCAGGATTGCATCTGTTGCATTGTCGATTGATGCAGTAGCTTCGTCAAGAACTAATATCCTGCTGCGTTTCAGCAATGCACGTCCAAGACAGAATAGTTGCCTCTGTCCCACGCTCCAGTTCGATCCATCTTGCGCAACTGCAAACCGTTATGGGCATGTTTAGCTTTCTAAAACCAAGAAATGTGCATCTTTTAGACACCCTTTTCTTTCCCTTACCTTTAGCGTTTAGGCCTTCATCTTTCTGCCGAATCGCCTCTTGGAGCTGACATTTCTCAAGAACCTTTTGTACATTCATGGGAACAATTTTTTAGAAGATATAGTGTGACTATGATGTTTTAGACAATGGAATTAGGATTTGGGCACATTTGGAGAAGCATTACCTCCCATATTTGTAGATCGGTATGTTCTGATAAGGGGTCTAGATTGTATCTGACAGACCCTCTAAAGAGTGTTGGATCTTGTGGGATGATGCCAAAATGTGCTCTAAGATCATGAAGACCAATTGTAGAGATGTCAAGGCCATCTATGATGATCTTTCCCTCCGTTGGCTCAACCAGGCGAAACAAAGTGCTGATAAGAGTTGTCTTTCCACTACCAGTACGACCAACGATCCCTATTTTGTGCCCGCCTTCGATGACGCAGCTTATTCCCCGAAGAACAAGTGGCGCATTGTGTTGATATCTGACCTGTTTGATGTTAACATATAAAGTCACTCTAAAAAAGTTTTAAGCTATGAAGTTGCAAATTTACCTTCAGATTGCGTATCTCCACTTTACCAACAGTGGGCCAGTTGCTTTGCGGTCTGCTACTTTCTATTATCTCAGGAGCTTCACTAGGAAGGTGCATGTATTGCTCTAGCCTTTCTACAGAAATAATTGATTCTGCTCTGAAGCATTGGTATTGAACTGAGATGATGAGAAAGACATTTAATGAAAGACCGTATGATAATGCCATTCCAATAAACCCTGCCATCAGATCGGAAATAACAATGTTCATTAGACAATTAAGCTTTAGATGAATACAATATCCAAATCATTTTTGTCCGAATACTTTTTCGCACAAAATGTGGATAGTGAAGTATATAATCTGCAGACGCAATTGAAAGTAAATCTCAGAGTTACCTGAGGAAGAAGCTCCTAGAGGAAACAAAGTCATGGCAAGTGCTGAGGCCGAGAGAACAAGTGCACACGGAATTTCCAGACATTGGATTAACCACTCGTTTGCTGAAAAGCTGTGGAAATAAGGACTTGCATTTGCATCAATGAGATCCAGACTATGTGAAAAGAATCGATCTTCCTCTCCAAAAGCTCTGATAGTCATGGCTCCAGCAATGGATTCAGCAAGGTGGTTCACGACCGAAGACTTGGTTGTGCCACTTATTCGTATCAACTCTTTTGCAGTACTGAAGTAGTATCTCTGTATGTTAAGCAAATAAAAACCACGAAATTCTATATCAGGAAGGCCAGGTAAGTCTAAGAAATTAAGAACCAAAGACACTTTCATATCAAAAGAGCAGACAGCAAGGTTGGGGATAGTGGAAGCAATACCTGCACAGCTATACATAGATAAACCATAGGTATGATGAGAAAAAGGACTGGCCAGGTAAGAATAGCTAATATCCCAAGACTCGTGTAAGCATTCAAAGTCGAACCAAGTGACACAGCTAATTTAAATGCCACATCAAGGTCAACAGTATTCAAATCAGAAGATACCTGTCAAAGTGAAGACACAAGAAAGTCTCATAAACCATGCTCCGAAAAAGCATTCAACATCTTAATTTCGAAATTCTTACCCGACTCAGTATCCTTCCCAGAGGAGTAGAGTCATAGAAGGACATTGGTGCTCGGAAAAGAGAGTTGACCAGTGTAGACGAAATTGACTCTGCTGCATCACAACCTAATCTAACTAGACAGAAACTCCTGAAGAGCAAAAGGACTGCCAAGATAAACCCTATGACTGAGTAGATAGTGAACAATTCTACTTTGCTTACATAAGGATTCTGGATGTCAGCAGCCAAGAAATAGTTTTGTATCAGTTGTCCAACTACAAATAAGAAATGCAGACAAACTGTCAAGAAGCAGAACAAAAACCCCTTTCTGTGACTCAAATACTGAATGTAAGGTTTGAGGCCTGTGTCTCctgtttctctttcttctctcttaatAAGTTGATCTCCTGAAGCTTCTGTTTGTTGTTCCCTGATACAAGTCTTTTGAATCTCTTCTTTGGAAACTCCAGTTGTAGTTTTTACAGAAGCATATTCCCTATTCCTTTCAGAACCAACCGTATCATTATGTGCATCGACAAGTTCTCGAAATTCTTGACAAGAAGCCATCAACTCATCATATGTAGCAGCTTGAAGGATCTCACCTGCAGACATTAACTGGTCAAAGTACACAATTTATTATACGAATCGATGGCTTAAACCCATAGTTTATCTTCAAATAGACAGAttactgaaagaaaaaaagtacaaGTAGCTAACCAAGATAGAATTAAATGCTGGAAGGAATTCGACTTGGTGAGTCACAAGTAATACTGTCTTCTCCGATAGAGCTTCCATAACATAGTCCTGCCAACAACCCTCGTAAGTTAGTTTCCACGGAGAAATTTATCATAAGTAGAACAGATAGAAGACAGAAAGAAAAGGGATGATCACATTGAACAGGCTGGTTGCAGTATGAGCATCGACAGCGCTAAAGGGATCATCCAAGAGGTAGATATCTGCATTCCGATAAAGCGCCCGTGCAAGTTGAACCCGCTGCTTCTGTCCACCACTCAGATTAACACCTCTTTCTCCTATTTCAGTGAGGTCTCCAAATGGAAGCAGGTCAATGTCTTTCAGCAGGGAACACCTCTTAAGCACCTCTTGATATCTGACTTGATCCTTTGTAGATCCAAACAGAATATTTTCCCTTATAGTCCCAGTTTGAATCCATGCAGTCTGTGAAACATAGGCTACTTCTCCATGAACATGAACCTTGAAATTGTGGATCAAAATAATTAGAGAGAAACCTCTATGATAGAAGTTTGAAATACAGCACTAAAATCTCGAGAATGTTGGTTTAGATAATTTCGAAATGGCTAATTACTGACTAACAAGTAATTGACAATTGCATGAGAAAATGCATGATGTTCTTATTACTGGATCTCCTAAATGGATATCTAGagtaaataaaatgagaaatacTTGAATCGGAACCTCATATGATTGTATCACTAATATTAACAGAATACAAACATAGAATTGTATCAAGTGGACTATGCATTAATCTGTGGACTTACTATGCCATTGACTCGTGGAACTTCTCCAAGAACTGCAGCTAAAAGTGTTGATTTTCCAGATCCAAGTTCTCCACAAATAGCTACCTTGTCTCCTGGTTTAACTTCTAGGTTAATGCTTCTTAATGTGGCCTTGGAGGAAGGGTCAGTATCCCATGAAATTTCAGCACACCTGATGAAAACAGACAAATTGAGCTCTAGGTCATTGCCTTTTTGCCTTGTATGTTTGTTTTGCAACTCTGGTGCCTCCAGAAACTTTGTAATTCGATCTAATGAAACCTCTGCTTCGATGAACATTGTCGCAACATCAGGAATGAGCCTCACTGGCTCCTGAACAATGCGCAAACTTGCTAAAAATGTGAAGACATTGCTAGCATAAAGTGGAATTCCTAGGATGTAGCATGACCAGAAAGTAACCACTGACACTACAATAGGAGACgaccaaaacaaaatcatttgacACCCTCTTTGAAATAGAACTATTGAGAGTGATCTTAGTTCCTCCTTTCTTGATGCTTCTATGACTTTCCTGAAATGTGTTTCCCAAGCATACAACTTCAAGACCTTCATATTTGCTAGTGCCTCTGAGATGGCCTTCAGTCTTGTATCTTGCTGTTCCATGAGCTTTGTCTGATACTTATGCTGTAACTTGGCCAATGGGGAACTCGCGAGTACGGTCAATATGATAGCGGCTAAAGCTGATGCAGTTGCCAGCCCCACAGAATAGTAGACAACAAATAATGCAAGACACAGTTGAAGGCTTGTTGTCCATATTTGATGAAACCAATATGGGAACTCGCCTAATTTATAAGCATCTATTGTTACATAGTTCACTATTTCACCAGGAGAGTGATTCATTTTAGCATCATTTGAAAGCCGTAGTTGCTTCTGATAAATAGCTGCAGACAGCATAGATCTTACTTGGACCCCAATTAATCTTGTTCGAAAGTTCCATTGCCTTTCCGACAAAGATTCTAAACATTTTGCTAAAAACAATGCCATTGTTAGCGCATAACCTTCATATGCAAAAGCAGCTTTGCGTTCAGCGACCTCAATGAAGGCTTTAAGAAGCAAAGGGCCAGTGGAAACTGTGATTACCTTGATCAATGCAAAAACCccagaaattaaaatttgtttctgGTGGCATGAAAAGATCATTGACCACATTGAAGGTGGATTAGATGATCCCTTTTCATTCAATTTGCTCATCTGCTCCATATACATTAAGTACCAGGTCTGTGCTTGATCTGCCTGCCTTAACTGTGGAATGTCTTCATCTTCAAGAATTTTCGTTTTACCCTTCTTCATTAATGAATTCAGCCACCAAAATGACATTGTGCTAAAAAATCCTGCTTTGGCAAAAGGAGTAACATTTTCATTTGAACTGATTTCACCAGTGTCATTTCCTTCTTCACCTTGTAAAGGTTCATAGAGAATTTTTGAAGTATCAACATGTGGatcattttccatgatatagCTCTTTCCCTGAAAAACGCAAAACAGCAATAAAATTGCTcaaggaaaagataaaatatcgATCCAAAACCATTTTAACTGATTCAACCTTGTGCACTACAACAGCTTTCCAAAGAGAGGAACAACATATATAGAAGTCTAGAAACTAAAAAGGCCACAACTGAACAGAACTTCATCACTGCAAAGTGCTGGTCGTGGATTGCCATTATAACTGAAaatttcagggttttttttttcttctttctggcTAGTCGTGGATTGCCAGAGTTGATACCTTAACAAGTTAATGTTCTTATTGCACCTTGCATTTTCTCGTGGCCTATTTTTTAAGCCATTCAATCACAAGCATTTGCCATGCGCATCCTGAATCAGACTGAAAACTTAGCAAGCATAATACACGAGCCAAGTAAAAATGTATTGTATATAGATCATTTGTGGAACGAggtcaatatattaaaaaactactgtatacatttaatattagatttgaaTCTTTTGACCCACCAAAAAACTCTTTGACCTATTCATGGTCCAAACCTGTTACACTTTTCAAACAGCAACTCATAAGAAactttaattcaataattaggCAATTGCAGCATGAATGAGATATAAGTTATGTTGGAAGAGGAAAACAAGCATTTGATTGAGTTCAGAAACTAGTTTCTGTGAAACACACATGAGCTTGACAGGATTTCCTAATCATTATATGAGAGTAAaagtcaaatttaaaataagaaaaagtgaATGCCACTGTGAAATAACTGTGCTAGCTAGACTCCATGTAACAGAAACTAGCAGTACTGTTGTATCCATTACAAAAGAGAACaagaaagagagaatgaaagataagaaaaacaCAAACGAAAAGCATGCAGAAAAAGCCACCGTATATACATGACTTGCATGTTCTGATCAGATTGTTGAACAAGTACTCTATCAAGAAAGCTAGTGCTTGTGTATGCATATGCTTCAAGCAATAGTAACACACTTTCTATGAATTTCTAGTTGTAATTACCTAAGTAGATCTTGCTTCTTGTTTTCCTTATTTCTTACTAGCTTATAGCTTCCTGCACTTGAACTTGAAGAGGATCTCCAGTACATGATATATAGAATAAAAGTCACAGTACATCCTTCATCATTCAAGTGGACCAATATGGTGACCAACTTTggcaaacaaaattaattaaatgtcttTCATCTCAACCAAAAAGCTACTTAATCGGCTTAAGTTATTAAGTCCGTAAGAttaattttacattattttttaatagatattttcaaatgaaagttttttaaacttgaaatttacataaatttattattatcttatgattaattttattaaataaaagccCATCACAATCTTaggtttaattttatcaaataaaattatggtgGTGAGATTTAAACTTATGACCACTAGGTCAATAAGAttttgataccatgttaaaaaattatctcaaccaaaaaaattaagcagTTGGATATGAACTAGTATCCATATAAATCGAATTAGTTcttaatattatgttatttagtTATCAAGTATATGATGGTTCATCGGATCTAGCAGTTAGATACATTCCATTGCTAGATGATAATATctgaaaaattatttctgatGAATAAGTAATGTTGGGCTTACCCATAAAGAATTTACAAAAACAAGCAAGAAGTGTTGTCAAAGAAATTACCTGAAACATTTACACAATACTAGAAAATTGTTAAACGCCAACAGAATATTATGTCGGCATTTATACATGATGGTTGTCGACATCATAATTCCTGATGAATCCATGCTGTCAATTAGCTCATCGTCGAGGATTTTATGTTCGGCAGGAATTTCATTAACGAATTAAAAGGCCGATGGAATGTTTATGCCAAGAAAGAAAACTTTATTGATCAATGTTCGTTGAAAAATCCATtggtataaaaattattgtggACATTTCCATTGTGGATCCATTAGTCAAGTTGTGACTATTGCAAATATCATCACCAACAgaattttctatataattttttattgtttattccATCAGCAAgtccaaaaacatcaaaaaattatgtaattctCTAACCAAATTAGTTTGGCTACAACCGATGgaatcatcaataaaatatttatttttgtcggtaatttcattgatatttcattacttatttatttttatttttatttgcatgtttatttgttataacctcaattgtatttttttaaaacctaaaatcacaacaacaataaacaataaattaaataataaaattttagcaaCAAAATTAACCACAACTGAGGATTATGAGGAGAATAGGTTGAAGTGTCTTCAATGTATTTAACAACCATACCGACATTATATGTTTCctatgaaaaaatccaaaatctatATCTATCCAAAAAAACTAATAAGcctataattattcaaaaacaacTTACATCAAACGGTTCAATTATATTGTCAATAATTGTcgcatcttcttttctttgtcctttttttttatatgtgtttccACATGTAACTCCATCAGAATTGATTTGTGCCCAAACTATGAAGTTcgtaaaata
It encodes the following:
- the LOC7458222 gene encoding ABC transporter C family member 10, with amino-acid sequence MENDPHVDTSKILYEPLQGEEGNDTGEISSNENVTPFAKAGFFSTMSFWWLNSLMKKGKTKILEDEDIPQLRQADQAQTWYLMYMEQMSKLNEKGSSNPPSMWSMIFSCHQKQILISGVFALIKVITVSTGPLLLKAFIEVAERKAAFAYEGYALTMALFLAKCLESLSERQWNFRTRLIGVQVRSMLSAAIYQKQLRLSNDAKMNHSPGEIVNYVTIDAYKLGEFPYWFHQIWTTSLQLCLALFVVYYSVGLATASALAAIILTVLASSPLAKLQHKYQTKLMEQQDTRLKAISEALANMKVLKLYAWETHFRKVIEASRKEELRSLSIVLFQRGCQMILFWSSPIVVSVVTFWSCYILGIPLYASNVFTFLASLRIVQEPVRLIPDVATMFIEAEVSLDRITKFLEAPELQNKHTRQKGNDLELNLSVFIRCAEISWDTDPSSKATLRSINLEVKPGDKVAICGELGSGKSTLLAAVLGEVPRVNGIVHVHGEVAYVSQTAWIQTGTIRENILFGSTKDQVRYQEVLKRCSLLKDIDLLPFGDLTEIGERGVNLSGGQKQRVQLARALYRNADIYLLDDPFSAVDAHTATSLFNDYVMEALSEKTVLLVTHQVEFLPAFNSILLMSAGEILQAATYDELMASCQEFRELVDAHNDTVGSERNREYASVKTTTGVSKEEIQKTCIREQQTEASGDQLIKREERETGDTGLKPYIQYLSHRKGFLFCFLTVCLHFLFVVGQLIQNYFLAADIQNPYVSKVELFTIYSVIGFILAVLLLFRSFCLVRLGCDAAESISSTLVNSLFRAPMSFYDSTPLGRILSRVSSDLNTVDLDVAFKLAVSLGSTLNAYTSLGILAILTWPVLFLIIPMVYLCIAVQRYYFSTAKELIRISGTTKSSVVNHLAESIAGAMTIRAFGEEDRFFSHSLDLIDANASPYFHSFSANEWLIQCLEIPCALVLSASALAMTLFPLGASSSGFIGMALSYGLSLNVFLIISVQYQCFRAESIISVERLEQYMHLPSEAPEIIESSRPQSNWPTVGKVEIRNLKVRYQHNAPLVLRGISCVIEGGHKIGIVGRTGSGKTTLISTLFRLVEPTEGKIIIDGLDISTIGLHDLRAHFGIIPQDPTLFRGSVRYNLDPLSEHTDLQIWEVLEKCQLQEAIRQKDEGLNAKVAQDGSNWSVGQRQLFCLGRALLKRSRILVLDEATASIDNATDAILQKTIRTEFSDCTVITVAHRIPTVMDCTKVLAIRDGKLAEYDVPLNLMNKEGSLFGQLVKEYWSRSTNNGTY